In a single window of the Balaenoptera acutorostrata chromosome 3, mBalAcu1.1, whole genome shotgun sequence genome:
- the RHOV gene encoding rho-related GTP-binding protein RhoV — MPPRELSEAESSPLRAPTPPSRRGSASPELGIKCVLVGDGAVGKSSLIVSYTCNGYPARYRPTALDTFSVQVLIDGAPVRIELWDTAGQEDFDRLRSLCYPDTDVFLVCFSVVQPSSFQNITEKWLPEIRTHNPQAPVLLVGTQADLRDDVNVLIQLDQGGRKGPVPQPQAQGLAEKIRACCYLECSALTQKNLKEVFDSAILSAIEHKARLEKKLNAKGVRTLSRCRWKKFFCFV, encoded by the exons CCGCTCCGGGCCCCGACCCCTCCCTCGCGGCGGGGCAGCGCGTCCCCAGAGCTGGGCATCAAGTGCGTGCTGGTGGGCGACGGCGCCGTGGGCAAGAGCAGCCTTATTGTCAGCTACACCTGCAATGGGTACCCCGCGCGCTACCGGCCCACAGCGCTGGACACCTTCTCCG TGCAAGTCCTGATTGATGGAGCCCCGGTGCGCATTGAGCTCTGGGACACAGCGGGACAG GAAGACTTTGATCGCCTTCGCTCCCTCTGCTACCCGGATACGGATGTCTTCCTGGTCTGCTTCAGCGTGGTGCAGCCCAGCTCCTTCCAAAACATCACAGAGAAATGGCTGCCAGAGATCCGCACTCACAACCCCCAGGCGCCCGTGCTGCTGGTGGGCACCCAGGCCGACCTGAGGGACGATGTCAATGTACTGATTCAGCTGGACCAGGGAGGCCGGAAAGGCCCCGTGCCTCAACCCCAGGCTCAGGGCCTGGCTGAGAAGATCCGGGCCTGCTGCTACCTGGAGTGCTCTGCCTTGACGCAGAAGAACTTGAAGGAGGTGTTTGACTCGGCCATTCTCAGTGCCATTGAGCACAAAGCCCGGCTGGAGAAGAAACTGAACGCCAAAGGTGTGCGCACCCTCTCCCGCTGCCGCTGGAAGAAGTTCTTCTGCTTTGTTTGA